From one Ammospiza nelsoni isolate bAmmNel1 chromosome 14, bAmmNel1.pri, whole genome shotgun sequence genomic stretch:
- the TEX9 gene encoding testis-expressed protein 9 isoform X2, which yields MRDPHCPEVSSLTNSLAKVENKKKFPSVPTAQNRPYSASKGKRTTSSSKIRNVEVQSADGVAVLEDCIGFSLAKTISKVEERLKKGVLPDCQDDDIIPRVGNEMGAEAQIRFLKAKLRVMQEDLANIVFECRKKDDENQNLGTRLKDTEEENSRLQRTISLQQSQIEKYKMLSQEANKKTEGLQQEVTALEKELEGVKRAQKQGAATQSATEVRLNRALEEVEKYKVELNKLKQSNKDVANQELKMIEELKAENKKLQKQKGELITGFKKQLKLIDILKRQKMHIEAAKMLSFTEEEFMKALEWGNY from the exons Atgag agATCCTCACTGTCCTGAAGTTTCATCTCTTACAAATTCACTTGCAAAG GTagaaaacaagaagaaatttCCTTCTGTGCCTACAGCTCAGAACAGACCATACTCTGCAAGTAAGGGAAAAAGAACAACTTCAAG ttcaaaaataagaaatgtGGAAGTACAAAGTGCTGATGGTGTTGCAGTACTGGAAGATTGCATAGGTTTTTCTTTAGCAAAAACAATTAGCAAAGTTGAAGAAAGACTAAAGAAAGGAGTCTTACCAGACTGTCAAGATGATGATATTATTCCAAGGGTTGGAAATGAGATGGGAGCAG AAGCTCAAATCAGATTTCTTAAGGCAAAGTTACGTGTGATGCAGGAAGACCTGGCAAATATAGTGTTTGAATGCAGGAAAAAG GATGATGAAAATCAGAATTTAGGAACTCGGCTCAAAGATACTGAAGAAGAAAACTCAAGACTGCAACGAACAATCAGCCTGCAGCAGTCTCAGATTGAGAAGTACAAAATGTTGTCacaagaagcaaacaaaaaaactgaagGGTTACAACAAGAGGTCACTGCACTAGAAAAG GAATTGGAGGGTGTAAAGCGTGCCCAAAAGCAGGGTGCAGCCACTCAGAGTGCAACTGAGGTGCGTTTAAACAGGGCCTTGGAAGAAGTGGAGAAGTACAAAGTGGAGCTGAATAAACTGAAGCAAAGCAACAAG GATGTAGCTAATCAAGAACTCAAAATGATCGAAGagttaaaagcagaaaacaagaaactgcagaaacaaaaaggaGAGCTGATTACAGGTTTTAAAAAGCAGTTAAAGTTAATTGATATTTTGAAGAGACAAAAG atgcaCATTGAAGCTGCCAAGATGCTTTCTTTTACCGAAGAGGAATTCATGAAAGCTCTTGAGTGGGGAAATTATTGA
- the TEX9 gene encoding testis-expressed protein 9 isoform X4 produces MGAEAQIRFLKAKLRVMQEDLANIVFECRKKDDENQNLGTRLKDTEEENSRLQRTISLQQSQIEKYKMLSQEANKKTEGLQQEVTALEKELEGVKRAQKQGAATQSATEVRLNRALEEVEKYKVELNKLKQSNKDVANQELKMIEELKAENKKLQKQKGELITGFKKQLKLIDILKRQKMHIEAAKMLSFTEEEFMKALEWGNY; encoded by the exons ATGGGAGCAG AAGCTCAAATCAGATTTCTTAAGGCAAAGTTACGTGTGATGCAGGAAGACCTGGCAAATATAGTGTTTGAATGCAGGAAAAAG GATGATGAAAATCAGAATTTAGGAACTCGGCTCAAAGATACTGAAGAAGAAAACTCAAGACTGCAACGAACAATCAGCCTGCAGCAGTCTCAGATTGAGAAGTACAAAATGTTGTCacaagaagcaaacaaaaaaactgaagGGTTACAACAAGAGGTCACTGCACTAGAAAAG GAATTGGAGGGTGTAAAGCGTGCCCAAAAGCAGGGTGCAGCCACTCAGAGTGCAACTGAGGTGCGTTTAAACAGGGCCTTGGAAGAAGTGGAGAAGTACAAAGTGGAGCTGAATAAACTGAAGCAAAGCAACAAG GATGTAGCTAATCAAGAACTCAAAATGATCGAAGagttaaaagcagaaaacaagaaactgcagaaacaaaaaggaGAGCTGATTACAGGTTTTAAAAAGCAGTTAAAGTTAATTGATATTTTGAAGAGACAAAAG atgcaCATTGAAGCTGCCAAGATGCTTTCTTTTACCGAAGAGGAATTCATGAAAGCTCTTGAGTGGGGAAATTATTGA
- the TEX9 gene encoding testis-expressed protein 9 isoform X3 translates to MLSSYFQKDELQSLHRLCLWRQKPFLRAVDLSKWLKQEAQIRFLKAKLRVMQEDLANIVFECRKKDDENQNLGTRLKDTEEENSRLQRTISLQQSQIEKYKMLSQEANKKTEGLQQEVTALEKELEGVKRAQKQGAATQSATEVRLNRALEEVEKYKVELNKLKQSNKDVANQELKMIEELKAENKKLQKQKGELITGFKKQLKLIDILKRQKMHIEAAKMLSFTEEEFMKALEWGNY, encoded by the exons ATGCTCAGCTCGTATTTCCAAAAAGATGAGCTTCAGTCTTTGCACAGACTCTGTCTTTGGAGGCAAAAGCCTTTCCTCAGAGCTGTGGATCTCAGCAAGTGGCTGAAACAAG AAGCTCAAATCAGATTTCTTAAGGCAAAGTTACGTGTGATGCAGGAAGACCTGGCAAATATAGTGTTTGAATGCAGGAAAAAG GATGATGAAAATCAGAATTTAGGAACTCGGCTCAAAGATACTGAAGAAGAAAACTCAAGACTGCAACGAACAATCAGCCTGCAGCAGTCTCAGATTGAGAAGTACAAAATGTTGTCacaagaagcaaacaaaaaaactgaagGGTTACAACAAGAGGTCACTGCACTAGAAAAG GAATTGGAGGGTGTAAAGCGTGCCCAAAAGCAGGGTGCAGCCACTCAGAGTGCAACTGAGGTGCGTTTAAACAGGGCCTTGGAAGAAGTGGAGAAGTACAAAGTGGAGCTGAATAAACTGAAGCAAAGCAACAAG GATGTAGCTAATCAAGAACTCAAAATGATCGAAGagttaaaagcagaaaacaagaaactgcagaaacaaaaaggaGAGCTGATTACAGGTTTTAAAAAGCAGTTAAAGTTAATTGATATTTTGAAGAGACAAAAG atgcaCATTGAAGCTGCCAAGATGCTTTCTTTTACCGAAGAGGAATTCATGAAAGCTCTTGAGTGGGGAAATTATTGA
- the TEX9 gene encoding testis-expressed protein 9 isoform X5: MQEDLANIVFECRKKDDENQNLGTRLKDTEEENSRLQRTISLQQSQIEKYKMLSQEANKKTEGLQQEVTALEKELEGVKRAQKQGAATQSATEVRLNRALEEVEKYKVELNKLKQSNKDVANQELKMIEELKAENKKLQKQKGELITGFKKQLKLIDILKRQKMHIEAAKMLSFTEEEFMKALEWGNY; this comes from the exons ATGCAGGAAGACCTGGCAAATATAGTGTTTGAATGCAGGAAAAAG GATGATGAAAATCAGAATTTAGGAACTCGGCTCAAAGATACTGAAGAAGAAAACTCAAGACTGCAACGAACAATCAGCCTGCAGCAGTCTCAGATTGAGAAGTACAAAATGTTGTCacaagaagcaaacaaaaaaactgaagGGTTACAACAAGAGGTCACTGCACTAGAAAAG GAATTGGAGGGTGTAAAGCGTGCCCAAAAGCAGGGTGCAGCCACTCAGAGTGCAACTGAGGTGCGTTTAAACAGGGCCTTGGAAGAAGTGGAGAAGTACAAAGTGGAGCTGAATAAACTGAAGCAAAGCAACAAG GATGTAGCTAATCAAGAACTCAAAATGATCGAAGagttaaaagcagaaaacaagaaactgcagaaacaaaaaggaGAGCTGATTACAGGTTTTAAAAAGCAGTTAAAGTTAATTGATATTTTGAAGAGACAAAAG atgcaCATTGAAGCTGCCAAGATGCTTTCTTTTACCGAAGAGGAATTCATGAAAGCTCTTGAGTGGGGAAATTATTGA
- the MNS1 gene encoding meiosis-specific nuclear structural protein 1: MASEEREWGRRAARLRAELEREQRLDEELRAAEESRKQRALQLEREQKLAAELARRDLEKTRDEKIRQQVRANSLELRELERKLKSAYMNKERAAQIAEKKAIHNENMKWEDEVAQEMKEAYDRYLKEEMSAELKRNQEKKTYHQELEKQVEEQEKKKQEAYEEFLREKHMIDEIVKKIYEEEQMEKQRKLDKIRETQTYIEEFIKEQAIWRKRKQEEMEEENRKIMEFANMQRQREDSWMAKVRDSEEKKQRVQNMLAKTMEREEQRRKEREQILQDLYMEEQEAMERKKEMAEIEKRIRQRLDLRQAYEKQVALKAAEQAARREEDRALEQQILAQLAEDDRIEQLNAQKRRMKQLEHKMAVEKILEDRRKQYIAEKEREIEERELEKKRQERIRAIIEEERQKLLKEHAWKLLGYLPRGILKDENDINMLGEDFRLAYQQRRGNELSEES; this comes from the exons ATG GCGTCCGAGGAGCGGGAGTGGGGCAGGCGGGCGGCCCGGCTGCGGGCCGAGCTGGAGCGGGAGCAGCGGCTGGATGAGGAGCTACGGGCG GCAGAAgagagcagaaagcagagagcGCTGCAGCTGGAGCGAGAGCAAAAGCTGGCGGCTGAGCTGGCGAGGCGGGACCTCGAGAAAACGAGAGATGAGAAGATCAGGCAACAAGTCAGAGCAAACAG tCTTGAACTTCGAGAGTTAGAAAGAAAGCTGAAATCTGCTTATATGAATAAAGAACGAGCTGCACAGATTGCTGAAAAAAAAGCTATACACAATGAGAACATG AAATGGGAGGATGAAGTAGCCCAAGAGATGAAGGAAGCGTATGACAGGTATCTGAAAGAAGAAATGTCTGCAGAACTGAAGCGAAACCAGGAGAAGAAAACTTACCATCAAGAACTGGAGAAACAGGTTGAGGaacaggagaagaagaagcAAGAGGCTTATGAAGAGTTTCTAAGAGAGAAACACATGATTGATGAAATTGTAAAAAAGATCTATGAAGAAGAACAAAT GGAAAAACAACGGAAGTTAGATAAAATAAGAGAAACTCAGACATATATTGAAGAGTTTATAAAAGAACAAGCTATctggaggaagaggaaacaggaagagatggaagaagaaaataggaaaattatGGAGTTTGCAAACATGCAACGACAAAGAGAAGACAGTTGGATGGCTAAAGTTCGAGacagtgaagagaaaaaacagagagTTCAAAACATG CTTGCCAAGACCATGGAAAGAGAAGAACAGAGGCGTAAAGAACGGGAACAAATCCTCCAAGATCTGTATATGGAAGAACAAGAAGCgatggaaaggaagaaagagatg GCAGAAATTGAAAAGAGAATAAGGCAGCGCCTAGACTTAAGGCAAGCATACGAAAAGCAGGTTGCTCTAAAGGCAGCAGAACAAGCAGCTAGGAGAGAAGAGGacagagctctggagcagcagattTTGGCCCAGCTGGCCGAGGACGATCGCATTGAGCAGCTGAACGCGCAGAAACGGAGAATGAAACAGCTCGAACACAAAATGGCCGTGGAAAAAATCCTCGAGGACCGGCGCAAACAGTACATTGCAGAAAAG GAGCGTGAAATTGAAGAGAGAGAGTTAGAGAAGAAAAGGCAAGAAAGGATCCGTGCAATTATTGAAGAAGAGAGACAGAAACTCTTGAAGGAGCATGCATGGAAATTGCTGGGTTATCTTCCTCGA GGAATACTCAAAGATGAAAATGATATTAACATGCTTGGAGAAGATTTCCGGTTGGCTTACCAGCAGAGAAGAGGTAATGAACTTTCAGAAGAGAGCTGA